TTAAATGATTGTAAAAGTCTTCTGCTTAATCTTTCGCTTTGGAAAAAGAAAGCAAGAGAAAAAGAATTGGAATATGGATGAGTCACTTCAACCATTACCATTTTACTATCACCTATAAACAAAGTATGTGGAAGCTCTCCGTAGCGTATATTTATGTTTGGTGAATGCAGCAAAGAAATCAGCGAAGAAAGAGATTTTGGACTAATCAATATTGCCCGTAACACCATTTGAAGTCTTTTTTGTAAGATCTCTTTTTCACTGGTCATAAGATACATTGTTACATTTCTGTCACATGCTCTTGCTATGGCATCAATAACCTTCAAATCGAAATATTGCGATGCAAAATGAATAGTATCATTTGCTCGATCTATATACTCTACCAAATCATTTACGACTTTATCCCAAGTATCAGCTATTCTAATCGGACCAGCAAGATCAGAAATTCTTTCGTCTGCTATCAAATTTGCATCTCTCAAGATAATGCGAACAATTTCTTCGAGTTCTTCGAGTTTAATGTGGTTTGCTTTATTTAATCCATCGATCAGCTTGAGTCGATCCTTATATGTTACTGCTATTTTAAGAGCTTCAAAATGTCTGAAGCTTATTTCTCCAAATTTCGTCAGTTTATACACCCCATTCACTTTTTCCACAAGACCTGCCTCGATAAGTCTTCTCAAATTGGTGTAATATTTTTTGGGAGTTAGATTAAGATCGGTTATTATTCTAGTGGAATTTGATATGCCGTCTTTTGCGGCATAAAATATTTTTAATGCATCTACGCTCGCCGCCGCCGTAAATAATCTCTCTAACTCGGTATAGATTATTAAGTCCTCATCCTGCCCTTTTCTATCTAATGATTGCCCGTCAGTATCGTACGATACTGTTTTTCGCATCTTTTCCATATGATCCTCTAAATGTTGAACACTGCGAATATAGCATAACAGATTTCTTGAGAGTCCTCTTTATAAAAGATAAGAAATTAAGAGAGATATTTGGAATATGTTTTCAGAAACTATTTTGACCATCACGTAGAATATTATGTGAATATTATGTGTGCTAATGGACGAGTAAGACTAAAAAGCGTGATTCTTGCAATTGACAACTAATTAATTAGACTTTAGATTCTTTTCATGGATATTAGTCTCCTATAAATTTCCGCATTATTTTTCTCTATCTCTCTAAAAAGTTTGTAAGATTCATCGTAGATTTTCTTATTATAGGGATCGGGTTCCGTTGTTTCGGTTGCTTCAAGCCAATTCTGAATGGCTTCAAAGTCGTCGATAGCTTTTGTTCCGACTCCAGCAAGAAGCGCGTCTCCTAAGGGGGCTCCTGGCGCATTCTTTATGTATATCATTTTCATTCCTGTGACATCTGAGATTATTTTGCGCCAAAGTTTGGATTTTGCACCTCCATCTACTAGGATGCATCTTCTGGGGATGATTCCCGCTTCTTTGGATGTTTCTAGGCTATACCTTAATGCGTATGCTACTCCTTCGAGGAAAGCTCTGAATAGATGCGCTTTTGTGTGATAGATGGTTAGCCCGAATACTGCTCCGCTCACATAATTGTCCCAGTATGGTGCTCTTTCACCTATCATCATGTGCGGTAGGAAGATTAGTCCTTCTGAGCCCGGCGGAATTTTCTCAGCTTCTTGGTCAAGCATGGCGTAGGCGCTTTGACCCAATTCCTCTGCTATCTTTGCATCGTGTTTTGCTAGGTTATCTCTGAACCATCTTATGCAGTATCCCGCGGTCAGAAGACCTGAAAATGAGTACTGGGTTTCTGGGTCATTTGCTACGTATGGGTAGTTTATCATCTTGGGCGAGAGCCTTTGTTCATTGCTGATGAAGCCGTTACACATCGATGTTCCAAGCATGATGGCCGCGTCTCCGTCTTGGAGGGCTCCCACGCTCAGTGCGCTTACAGGCGCGTCGATACCCCCAGCACAGACCGGGGTGCCTCTCTTCAAGCCAGTTAGTCTCTCGCCATCCCTTGTAACTTCTCCGACTACATCCTTAGATCTATAAATTTTTTCGGGAAAGAATTCTCTCGGAATGCCTAAGGTTTGCATCATCTCTTCAGACCATGTGTTCTTCCTAATGTTGTAAATGCCGCCGTAATTGCCAGCGCTAGAATAGTCTATCGAGATCTGCCCAGTCAGCTTATAGATGCAGTATGCGTTGGGGGTGACCATCTGCGAGATTCTATTCCATATTTTCGGCTCATTATTCTTTATCCAAAGCATCTTCGTGTAACCGAAGTATGGGTCAACAATGTTGCCCGTTATTTTAAAGATCTCGTCGACTGAAATCTTCGATTTTACCTCCTCACATTCCTTGCCGGCTCTTCTATCCGCCCAGATGATACAGGGTCTCAAGGGCTTCATTTGCTTGTCGCAGGGAATCCCACTTCCGCCATACAACCCGCTGATACAGACGCCTAAAATCTCTTCAGGCTTGACCTTTGACTGGCTTATCAGCGATCTGATGGTCTCGCATACAGCATCAAACCATACATCTGGCCATTGTTCAGCCCACCCCGGCTTAGGTGTCAGAACCCCATACTCTCGGAAGGCGGCGGAGATCTTCGTTCCCTCGACGTCGACAAGTATTGATTTTGTCCCCAACGTTCCAATATCCGTTCCTATAAGATACACCTTTATGCCACACCTATTCAGATCGTGATTTCATCATTAAAGAAGAATTGTGGAGTCTGCTACAACGTAATAGATCAGTTCAAGTTGAGTATGGGTCACGATTTCTTCGGTCTTTCAACTATTTTTACATTTACTTGGACTGTATCCTCTGTTATCATGTTCCCTCTTATAGTCTTCCTTTTCCTCACACCTTTATTCCTCGGTTTGTAACCTATTCCTCCACTAAGTAGCACCTGAGATTTCACTCCCCCGTGAACATCTGGTCTCATGGGGAAACCTGAGATGTCGGATCCTCCTGTAATTTCTAGTTTATGTCCAGGTAGACCCGCCACTGAACCGTCTATTACTTCTCCTATTCTTCTCCCAACTAATGGGGCTGCCCTACTGCCTTCAACCTCCACAACGCTTGACTTGCCTGTCTCAGGATCAGATATTATTATCTTGAATTTTGCCATGATCCCTCATCCTATCTCCTTATATTATGCCGATATCTGGAGATATATTCATTTATAAGTGTTCTCTAAGATGGGCTTCTAGAAAAAGATAACTTAGGCTCCTTAGCAATAAACGTGGCCAGGCATATTACTAATGCCGAGAGGATGCGGACTTCCATAGAGGGAAAGCCCGTTGTCTGCATGACGCTTTCTTCCACCATCTCGTCCGACTCGATTATCTGGAAGTTCCAAGTGGTTAGGTAATCTCTCATGTATCTCGTTTCCCCCACATAATTGTATTTAGTGACGTTTGCGTATTGAACGGTTGGCTGTGTGAACAGAGCGGAGTTTCTGATGGCGTTTAAGGGATCTTTATAAATACCGTCACCGATTACATAGGTCAGATCTACTGGAAGCCAGCCCCAAGGTGGGACATAAACCATTGCCCAACCATGCCAGCCTATCCTTGTAAGATTTAGGATTAGGCTTCCTCCCCAATACCTTAACACAAGTGGCTGTCTACCAGGCAGGTAGATGCAACCTATCTGAAGATATGCTGGAATACCGACTATCCTGCAGAGAGAAATAAGAAGATTAGCCTGATCATCACAGTCTCCAACCTTTTCGATGAGCGTCTCATTAGGGTATCTGGGCACCTCATCACTTCCATACCTGATATTTTCATTTATCCATCTTATGAAGGAACTTAATATTTTGAGTACGTTTTTCTCTTCCCCGGCAAGTTCAAATGCGAGTCCAATAAGATCCGTATGGTTCAGAAGCCATGGTCCATTAGGAACACAATAAAGGCTCCTATATGACTCTGAAATCTCATTCAAACTTCCTGAAAGGTTCTCAGAAATGTTGGGTTTAGGGTAAGGCTTCAAGACAACAGTGTAGGCAACCTCATAAGTAATATTCTCGTTCGGCTGTAATACATTTGTCAGATCCATGAGGGCAACTGGGTTGCCATCCATATCTTCATCGATCCTTAATAATGGATGAGAAAGATTTGTGAGGTACACCGTCTGCCGACTGTTGTTCATGAAAAGCCCTACTATTTGGTCATTCTCAGTAAGATTCCAAACGGCTCCTCCACTATTAGAATTGACTAGGGTGACGCGAAAGGTAATTCTGAAATACCTCTCTCCTTGGGGCTCATGCTTCGGGATGATGCCTGTAAAGTTAGTTAGAAATAGTGTGCTAGCGAGTATCGTGAAAAGGAGAAAGGTAAACCATACCTTGGAAGATTTTAAGCATTTTTGCTCTGTACTATTCGATGCCATCATGGCTTACCAGAAGATTGAATAAGGAAGGACGGATTTATGCTTTAATTTTTTTATAAGCTCTTTTCAGATATGGACCGCAATAGGCTTTCAGGATATGGTATGGAAGAATAGGACGGAGTTATGACAGATGGGAAATCTTCTCCTCTGCTGAGTAATTGCGCATTTCCGTTTTTCGCTTCACTTATCGGCCACCCTCCTCTTCAAGATAAGCCTGCATGCAATTGTTGAAGCCGTGACTCCGATTGCGATTAAAACTGCTGCTATTACGAGATTCAGCATATAGGGAGAAGAAGGTTCGCTGGATCCGCTTGCCCCCTTGCTTTGATCGGGCGGAGGTGCTCCCAGATAGAAGCTGGGCTGAGTCGCCTGCATGTATCCCATGGTCTCGCAAGCAACGCTGATCCTATAGTCGGGGTCATGCATCAATGTTGGAAGTCTAAACTCAGCCTTCACAGTTGTAATGTATATTCTCAGTTCAATAGTTTCGCCCTTTGATATATACCATACTTCCTCTCTCCAGTCCCCTAGGATGTCTCCATACCCCATGGGCGCATTGCGCTCTCCAGGTTCGCCCCAGAAATCTCGCATCTTACTCACAATGTTTCTCTGATAATCATACTTGTAAACTGATGTTGCATCTAGTAGCTCCCTGAGAATGTCAGCGTCCCACCATATTGCAAAATTACAGGACACTGCAGGTTTTTTCCCTGCACCGTCAACCTGCGGCATATCAGCGACAGTTTCTCCCCTGCAGCTGTAAATCTTTCCCTCGGATGCCCAGCATTCCATACCATAATATCTTGGGTCTATATCAGCGGCTAACCCTCTGCCCACATCCTTATCTTTTGTCTCCGATATCCCCCATATAAGATGGCCGGTTGCAGCATCCCTTAGATGCATGCCATAATTAGGCGCGTTCTCTTGCACATACCATATCTCCTTTCCTGGGCGTGAGGGGTCTATGTCAGACATGTGAATTCTGTCTCCATGCCCCTCACCTGTAATCCACAACTCTCGGCCATCGTCATCTATGGCTATGCTACCATAGATGATCTCATCTCTGCCATCACCGTCTATATCGCCTACACGTAAATTATGATAACCCTCAGCCCGCTCGCTGGCGGTATGGTTACTTTCATATCTCCAAATTTTTTCCAGCGAGCCGTTTCTCCAGTTCCAAGCCTCAACATATATTCTTCGCAGGGGTGTTGAACCATCCTGCGCTGTTGCATGTATGCCGCGGGCAACAATCAAACTTGGTCGTTTCCCGTCAAGATATGCGACGGCCATGAGGTGCTTGTGAGCTCTGTTCCCATAGTCGTCTCCCCAATCCGACCATTCTCCCATCTCAATCCATGAATCCAGGGCCAAAACCGCTCCAGTCTTCCCATCTATTATCGCAAAATACTCGGGTCCAGTATACTGGCGCCCGAGATGATCGCAGTACAATGTAATATTATCACCATTTATGTCACCTAGCTTGATAAGCTCGCCGCTTGAAGTTAAAACCGAAGCGTTCTCCCCAATCTTGCATGCTACTTCAGCTCTCCCATCGCAGTCGAGATCGAAAATGATGAATGGAGAGTATTTTATACCCGGCCTTATATTCGGGCCAAGGTCAACTCTCCATAGGAATGTGCCGTCTAGTTTGTATGCTTCGAGCTTGTATGTCTCTTGGGGGAGATGATCTGGAATCGAAACCTGTGAAGGGGCAAGATCTTGGTCGCCTCTCTTAACTACGAATTCATATTCTCCGTCGCCATCAAGGTCTCCTACGCCTGCAAGTTTCGCTCCTTGGACTTGGCCATTAAAGTTTAAAGAATCGTTTCTGAGATGTATGGAAATATAGTCTCTTACCCGTGGATTTGCTGGAAGTGTAAAAGGCATACTAGGAGATAACTCGGATCCATTAATTACAGGGCAGACATAGTACGTATTCTGTTTTGTTATGTCTACAGTTCCATCTATAAAGTCTGTCACGTTTGTGATTGGAGCACTATTGAGTTTCTCAGGCCTTCCATCCCCCGCAGTCCTGTAAACATTGAATCCCACATTCACCGGGTCTCTATAAAGCAAGCGCCATGTTAGATATACTTTTCCGCCTCCAAGATAAATGGCGATGAGTCCTCTTCCAAGGTTTTCAACCTCTCTTCCGGCACTCGAATTGGCGATCAAATTTCTCACATAACTCTCGATGCTGGGTTCGACCCCCTCGAAATTATTAGCTAACCTTACACCTACAGGTTTCAATATCGAATTGCCTATAAAAAATCCTGACAAGATTGTGAATAAAATGAGCCTATCAACAAATCCTACCCTTGAAGGCCGCATAACACTACACAAGATAATTTCTCTCTTTCCATTTTCTTATATCTTTGTTCCAATCTTAAATCTCTGGCAGACCTGAAGCCTCCTTAGAGAAATGG
This genomic interval from Candidatus Bathyarchaeota archaeon contains the following:
- a CDS encoding 30S ribosomal protein S6e, with amino-acid sequence MAKFKIIISDPETGKSSVVEVEGSRAAPLVGRRIGEVIDGSVAGLPGHKLEITGGSDISGFPMRPDVHGGVKSQVLLSGGIGYKPRNKGVRKRKTIRGNMITEDTVQVNVKIVERPKKS
- a CDS encoding transglutaminase-like domain-containing protein, which translates into the protein MNNSRQTVYLTNLSHPLLRIDEDMDGNPVALMDLTNVLQPNENITYEVAYTVVLKPYPKPNISENLSGSLNEISESYRSLYCVPNGPWLLNHTDLIGLAFELAGEEKNVLKILSSFIRWINENIRYGSDEVPRYPNETLIEKVGDCDDQANLLISLCRIVGIPAYLQIGCIYLPGRQPLVLRYWGGSLILNLTRIGWHGWAMVYVPPWGWLPVDLTYVIGDGIYKDPLNAIRNSALFTQPTVQYANVTKYNYVGETRYMRDYLTTWNFQIIESDEMVEESVMQTTGFPSMEVRILSALVICLATFIAKEPKLSFSRSPS
- a CDS encoding FGGY-family carbohydrate kinase, translating into MYLIGTDIGTLGTKSILVDVEGTKISAAFREYGVLTPKPGWAEQWPDVWFDAVCETIRSLISQSKVKPEEILGVCISGLYGGSGIPCDKQMKPLRPCIIWADRRAGKECEEVKSKISVDEIFKITGNIVDPYFGYTKMLWIKNNEPKIWNRISQMVTPNAYCIYKLTGQISIDYSSAGNYGGIYNIRKNTWSEEMMQTLGIPREFFPEKIYRSKDVVGEVTRDGERLTGLKRGTPVCAGGIDAPVSALSVGALQDGDAAIMLGTSMCNGFISNEQRLSPKMINYPYVANDPETQYSFSGLLTAGYCIRWFRDNLAKHDAKIAEELGQSAYAMLDQEAEKIPPGSEGLIFLPHMMIGERAPYWDNYVSGAVFGLTIYHTKAHLFRAFLEGVAYALRYSLETSKEAGIIPRRCILVDGGAKSKLWRKIISDVTGMKMIYIKNAPGAPLGDALLAGVGTKAIDDFEAIQNWLEATETTEPDPYNKKIYDESYKLFREIEKNNAEIYRRLISMKRI
- a CDS encoding rhamnogalacturonan lyase; translated protein: MCSVMRPSRVGFVDRLILFTILSGFFIGNSILKPVGVRLANNFEGVEPSIESYVRNLIANSSAGREVENLGRGLIAIYLGGGKVYLTWRLLYRDPVNVGFNVYRTAGDGRPEKLNSAPITNVTDFIDGTVDITKQNTYYVCPVINGSELSPSMPFTLPANPRVRDYISIHLRNDSLNFNGQVQGAKLAGVGDLDGDGEYEFVVKRGDQDLAPSQVSIPDHLPQETYKLEAYKLDGTFLWRVDLGPNIRPGIKYSPFIIFDLDCDGRAEVACKIGENASVLTSSGELIKLGDINGDNITLYCDHLGRQYTGPEYFAIIDGKTGAVLALDSWIEMGEWSDWGDDYGNRAHKHLMAVAYLDGKRPSLIVARGIHATAQDGSTPLRRIYVEAWNWRNGSLEKIWRYESNHTASERAEGYHNLRVGDIDGDGRDEIIYGSIAIDDDGRELWITGEGHGDRIHMSDIDPSRPGKEIWYVQENAPNYGMHLRDAATGHLIWGISETKDKDVGRGLAADIDPRYYGMECWASEGKIYSCRGETVADMPQVDGAGKKPAVSCNFAIWWDADILRELLDATSVYKYDYQRNIVSKMRDFWGEPGERNAPMGYGDILGDWREEVWYISKGETIELRIYITTVKAEFRLPTLMHDPDYRISVACETMGYMQATQPSFYLGAPPPDQSKGASGSSEPSSPYMLNLVIAAVLIAIGVTASTIACRLILKRRVADK